In Arthrobacter sp. UKPF54-2, the following are encoded in one genomic region:
- a CDS encoding trans-aconitate 2-methyltransferase, whose amino-acid sequence MKWDPASYVQFGDYRDRPFFDLTARIRAAAPRHVVDLGCGPGNLTATLAARWPGAAVEGLDSSAEMLAQSGAFSAGAANLTFGLADIAGWLPAPETDVVVTNAALQWIPGHRELLRRWLGALRPGAWFALQVPGNFHAPSHTLMRALAGTDAWSARLAGVLRHEDVVAEPADYLELMLDAGCDADAWETTYLQLLPGTDPVLDWVRGTGLRPVLDALTAAEAAAFEAEYARALREAYPPGPHGTVFPFRRIFAVAQKRGQTPRPAPPSGAAPSGRFPDSRRFDGCDTPCDNRRCVVGIQ is encoded by the coding sequence GTGAAGTGGGATCCAGCCAGCTACGTGCAGTTCGGCGACTACCGGGACAGGCCGTTCTTCGACCTGACCGCACGCATCCGCGCCGCCGCGCCGCGGCACGTCGTCGACCTCGGCTGCGGGCCCGGCAACCTCACCGCCACCCTGGCCGCACGCTGGCCCGGGGCGGCGGTGGAGGGGCTCGATTCCTCCGCCGAGATGCTCGCGCAGTCCGGCGCCTTTTCCGCCGGCGCCGCGAACCTGACCTTCGGCCTGGCGGACATCGCCGGGTGGCTGCCGGCGCCGGAGACCGACGTCGTCGTCACGAACGCCGCCCTGCAGTGGATTCCCGGGCACCGGGAACTGCTGCGCCGCTGGCTTGGAGCGCTGCGGCCGGGCGCCTGGTTCGCCCTCCAGGTGCCGGGCAACTTCCATGCCCCGTCGCACACCCTGATGCGCGCCCTGGCCGGCACGGACGCGTGGTCAGCCCGCCTTGCCGGCGTGCTCCGCCACGAGGACGTGGTGGCCGAGCCCGCCGACTACCTTGAGCTGATGCTCGACGCCGGCTGCGACGCCGATGCCTGGGAGACCACCTACCTGCAGCTCCTGCCGGGAACCGACCCCGTGCTCGACTGGGTGCGGGGCACCGGGCTGCGCCCGGTGCTGGACGCGCTCACGGCCGCGGAGGCCGCGGCGTTCGAAGCGGAGTACGCGCGGGCGCTCCGCGAGGCCTATCCGCCCGGCCCGCACGGAACGGTGTTCCCGTTCCGGCGGATCTTCGCCGTTGCCCAGAAGCGCGGCCAAACCCCCCGGCCGGCACCGCCATCCGGCGCCGCGCCTTCCGGAAGATTCCCGGACTCCCGCCGTTTTGACGGATGTGACACGCCGTGTGACAACAGGCGGTGTGTCGTGGGCATACAATGA
- a CDS encoding alpha/beta hydrolase yields the protein METTFTDPVVATAGSSDPAAPLVVLLHGRGSNEREILGLADRLPSGPAYAAVRAPIAEGGGYAWFANRGIGRPVAESLAGTMSWFRTWLDTVAPDGRPVVLVGFSGGAAFAGGLLLADPARFAGAAILYGTLPFDAGVPVAAGQLAGVPVFVAHGEQDRVIPPELLARTWQYLLAESGAAAHSRRDPGGHGITGQTLAELETWIRGLAAA from the coding sequence ATGGAAACCACCTTCACGGATCCCGTGGTGGCGACTGCCGGCTCGTCCGACCCGGCGGCGCCGCTGGTGGTACTGCTGCACGGCCGGGGCTCCAATGAACGGGAAATCCTTGGCCTAGCCGACCGGCTGCCCTCCGGGCCGGCCTACGCTGCTGTCCGGGCGCCGATCGCCGAGGGCGGCGGCTATGCCTGGTTCGCCAACCGCGGCATCGGCCGCCCGGTCGCTGAATCCCTGGCCGGCACGATGTCCTGGTTCCGGACCTGGCTCGATACGGTCGCTCCCGACGGACGGCCGGTCGTGCTGGTCGGCTTCAGCGGCGGCGCGGCCTTCGCCGGCGGCCTCCTGCTCGCCGACCCGGCACGATTTGCCGGCGCGGCCATCCTCTACGGGACTCTGCCGTTCGACGCCGGTGTGCCCGTCGCCGCGGGGCAGCTGGCCGGCGTCCCGGTCTTCGTCGCCCACGGTGAGCAGGACCGGGTGATTCCCCCTGAGCTGCTGGCGCGCACCTGGCAATATCTGCTGGCGGAATCCGGGGCCGCCGCGCATTCCCGGCGCGACCCGGGCGGCCACGGCATCACCGGCCAGACCCTTGCCGAGCTGGAGACCTGGATCCGGGGGCTGGCCGCGGCGTAA